Below is a window of Zygosaccharomyces rouxii strain CBS732 chromosome C complete sequence DNA.
GTAGTAAAATGAGCAACTGATCACGAGGAATATACCACCTATGACAGATAAAGTCcttgaaatcttctaaaCCAACGAAAAACTTGATATTTGTAGATACCGTCTCACCTGTAATAGCatttacaatttttgcACTTTCTGACATTATCTTATCAATTTAACAGTAGTTGAAAATCGGTAGGAGCTCCATTAATTGAGAAACCTGATAGAGgagtaaaaaaaaaacacCTAGACTCCCTAGATGTCAGTCAAATATTATAACAGAATCGGTAAAACTATTGATAACCTCCTTTTTTATTGCGACTTTgtttctttgtaatttcaaTGCCTCCCTTTAGACTATTTTCCCTTTGTCATTGAACAtgatatttgaaaaaatatgacAAGACGAACTTATCgattgatgatgaacaaacTTCAATAGTCGAAAGATAACGCAGAAGGAAGCATGATTATCTACAAGCCATTGGACCTTGAGAATCTTTCGCAATTCAAACAGATCAAGAAACTTATCGATGCTGATCTTTCGGAACCTTATTCAATATACGTGTACAGATATTTTCTCAATCGATGGCCAGAATTAGCATATTTAGCATTCGATCAGGATGGAAATGAACCAGAAATACCCATTGGATGTGTTGTTTGTAAAAGTGAATCGCATAGAGGTCGTAGAATGCGTGGATATATTGGCATGTTAGCTGTTGAAAGTGGATACCGAGGTCAAGGAATTGCTAAAACATTGGTAACCAAatctattgaaaaaatggCTAAAGATGGATGCGATGAAATAATGTTGGAAACAGAAGTGGAAAATCAAATTGCATTGAACCTTTATGAAAATATGGGGTTTATTAGAATGAAAAGAATGTTCAGGtattatttgaatgaagGTGATGCATACAAGttaattttaccactaacGGAGAAGAGTTGTATAAGAACAACTTTCCTACAAGATTTCACGTTCGATCCAAATTTAATCATTAATTAAATAtaatattatattatacAAGTCTCATTACTCTTCATCGTTGAATTTTGGTGCTAAGAAGAATTGTAAGTACCCACTCTTCAaatcaaattggaaaagagCAGGTGCTTCACTAGAAAGTCTAACACCAACTTTTTCTGAAAGTGCAGAACCTTTAACGATATCCTGCAGATATTTAGAACCAAATGTTAAATCCACAGGTTGGTCCATTTCTAGTTTAATGCTTTCTTCAGGTCTGTCCATATTGACAAATGGTTTTAAAATAACAGAACCAGAACCGATATCACCATCTGCGACAAACTTAATAGTTTCCTTTGTAATCATGATATTTAATGAATCACTAAACTGTGAAAGATCACGTACAATCTTGGTAAATTCTGATGATGGCATTAATAGAGTTGTGTCATATGCAAGCTCTTCAAtcttcaagaaatctgcATCAATGTCCATTAATTTTAGAGAATATTCAGCAATACGATCCTTCTTTGTGTCTTCAAACAGTAATAGTACAGAATCTGGTGTGTCATCTGCAATCAATGTTAATGTATCAGAATTATTACCACAGCGAAGAACTTTACTCAATGAGTTCAAATCAATACCTAATGTAACAGGGTGATCACATCTGTACTCTTGGAAGGCTTCGATACCAATTTCTAATGAAACTAGTAAAACACGAGAATCATCAACTGCTTGTGCAATTATACCGTCTTCCTtacattgaaaatttaccaattgaaCACAATCTTTAAACCCatcaataatttttttgaaaagagatgcttcttcaaatttagCCTCCAACATTTTTCTATACTATTTTATCCTCAGTCCGTGATGCCCTTGAATAACTGATAATTTGAAGTGAGGAAGTATATTCTTCGACCTCATCACTTTTATATATACGTAAAATTTAATTCAGCTTTTTTTCACGCGTCACCCGACGCGTCATATAACGCGTAACGCATAACGTATGGTAATAACCTAAGAAAGGGTAAACTTATAAGATATATATTcgataataatacaaaGCATAAAAAGGCTGTGAATACTGACACAACTATACCATCAATAATCACCACGACGacaaataaaaaaaaaaaaaaagaacaagaaacaCAATATAAGTCCCGGATCGCTGTCGCtagaattcttttttttttttttttttttcttctctctTTAATTGTTTTCTTAATTCTTACACATACACGATTTCGATAATTATTAATACACTCGATGATTCAACTTAGAATTCCTCTTTGGAGGCCCGCGTAGCATTATACAGTTCCTTTTCAGACTCGTATCTCTTCTTGTCAGCTTCAGCCTTTGCCTCGTAAGGAGTTTTCTCATCTGGTGTTAGTGCTTTCCATTTTTCACCGAGGATTCTACCCACTTGACCAAACGTTACGTCTGGGTTCTCAGCACGCACAATATCTCTGTTTTCATTAGCAAAGAACATATATGCTGACAATGCTCTCTTAGGAGCATTTGGGtccttctttcttctggtgGTTCTCTTTTTAGTTTCTCTTGGAGGTGccatttttctttcttgtaCTATAATAATGGG
It encodes the following:
- the MAK3 gene encoding peptide alpha-N-acetyltransferase MAK3 (highly similar to gnl|GLV|CAGL0H08547g Candida glabrata CAGL0H08547g and similar to uniprot|Q03503 Saccharomyces cerevisiae YPR051W MAK3 Catalytic subunit of N-terminal acetyltransferase of the NatC type required for replication of dsRNA virus), with the protein product MIIYKPLDLENLSQFKQIKKLIDADLSEPYSIYVYRYFLNRWPELAYLAFDQDGNEPEIPIGCVVCKSESHRGRRMRGYIGMLAVESGYRGQGIAKTLVTKSIEKMAKDGCDEIMLETEVENQIALNLYENMGFIRMKRMFRYYLNEGDAYKLILPLTEKSCIRTTFLQDFTFDPNLIIN
- the POL30 gene encoding proliferating cell nuclear antigen (highly similar to uniprot|P15873 Saccharomyces cerevisiae YBR088C POL30 Proliferating cell nuclear antigen (PCNA) functions as the sliding clamp for DNA polymerase delta may function as a docking site for other proteins required for mitotic and meiotic chromosomal DNA replication and for DNA repair); amino-acid sequence: MLEAKFEEASLFKKIIDGFKDCVQLVNFQCKEDGIIAQAVDDSRVLLVSLEIGIEAFQEYRCDHPVTLGIDLNSLSKVLRCGNNSDTLTLIADDTPDSVLLLFEDTKKDRIAEYSLKLMDIDADFLKIEELAYDTTLLMPSSEFTKIVRDLSQFSDSLNIMITKETIKFVADGDIGSGSVILKPFVNMDRPEESIKLEMDQPVDLTFGSKYLQDIVKGSALSEKVGVRLSSEAPALFQFDLKSGYLQFFLAPKFNDEE
- a CDS encoding non-histone chromosomal protein 6 (highly similar to uniprot|P11632 Saccharomyces cerevisiae YPR052C NHP6A High-mobility group non-histone chromatin protein functionally redundant with Nhp6Bp homologous to mammalian high mobility group proteins 1 and 2 acts to recruit transcription factor Rcs1p to certain promoters), with amino-acid sequence MAPPRETKKRTTRRKKDPNAPKRALSAYMFFANENRDIVRAENPDVTFGQVGRILGEKWKALTPDEKTPYEAKAEADKKRYESEKELYNATRASKEEF